Part of the Candidatus Anaeroferrophillus wilburensis genome is shown below.
CCTCGTCAAGGTTCTCGGGAGGAAGAGGAAGCCCATTATCGGCAGCTTCCTGCTGCTCGCCGAGCGGTCCCTGAATAACCACTTTCAAGCTGTCTTCATCCCTGAAAAGGTGATGCTCCCCCACTGATTCCGGCGGCAGATCAAAGACAAAACGAACTGCTGAACCACGTCGGGCAGCCCGGATCCGGAGCAGCTCAGGACGACCTATCTCCTTCAGCAACGGGGATACCGGCAACGTCATCTGCTCGAGATCAACCACCAGCCGGGGGGGGGCATCCAGGGAAAAAATCCGATGCTCTCCCAGGAGGCCGTCGGCCTGGATGACAATTTCACTCCGGTTGTCGATGGCCGTATAGGTATAGTAGACTGCGGACAACCCGGAATCAGATCCGGTCGCCAGCAAACTACCTTGACCATCACCATCCGCCCCCCAGGAGAAACCATGGGCGGCGGCAAGCAGGCACACGACCATCAGCAACACTCCTGACAGCTTTGTTCGACCCCGGGGCATCTTCTCCTCCTTCATCCATCAAGGGTCCGACGCACAGCCAGACCAATTTTTTCCAACAGGTAGGGCTTCTTGACATAAGCCCCGGCACCCAGGCGCTGCGCTTCATGGACCCGTCCTGACTCGGAATAGCCACTGGCGATAATAGTTTTCTGTCCGGGGTTGCAGGCAGTAATCTGTTTATAGGTTTCCAAGCCATCGATCCCGGTCATAATCATATCAAGAACCACCAGGTCAACCTTATTATTCTGCAGATAGGCGACCGCCGCCTCGCCGCTGGCCGCCACCATCACGTCGTAGCCCAGGCTACCGAGCATTTCCGCCGCTATCTGCCGTTGCTCTTCCTGATCGTCTACCACCAGGATAGTTTCACCCCGGCCGGCATATTCCTCAGGGGAAAGCAGCCCGGGAGCCTTGGCAAGCTGACGCCTGCTGGCAGGAAAAAACAGGGAAAAGGTCGTCCCCTGACCTTCAGAGCTTTGCACATCTATGGAACCATGA
Proteins encoded:
- a CDS encoding AMIN domain-containing protein, encoding MPRGRTKLSGVLLMVVCLLAAAHGFSWGADGDGQGSLLATGSDSGLSAVYYTYTAIDNRSEIVIQADGLLGEHRIFSLDAPPRLVVDLEQMTLPVSPLLKEIGRPELLRIRAARRGSAVRFVFDLPPESVGEHHLFRDEDSLKVVIQGPLGEQQEAADNGLPLPPENLDEAAVVPVSVPEPEPSAAKTYQGKSVSVHLFQRDIADFFAEISRQTGERFILSPDITGKISLRLRAIPWDQAVDQVLGYYHLQMSAADDASSWLVERQEKP